The Hymenobacter oligotrophus genome segment CGTTGTTATTCTTTACACCGACAACGCCCACGCCATGCCCGAAATTCGCCGGGCGTTTTTCCGGCTGATGAACTTCGGCATTACCAATCCGGTCATCATCAACCGCCAGTACCCCGAGCAGGCGCCCGAGCAAACCCAGCTGTACGCCGCCACCGACGTAGGCGGCTTGTTGCTGGATGGCCTAGGTGACGGAGTAGTGCTAAGCACCGAAAAGCTGCCTGACGCCGACCAACAGACGTGGTTGCAGCGCCTCGATGGCCTGAATCAGTTGAGCTTTGGCATTCTGCAGGCGGCCCGCACGCGCATGAGCAAAACGGAGTACATCAGCTGCCCCAGTTGCGGCCGTACCTTGTTCGATCTGCCCGAAACCACCGCCATGATTCGCCGCCGTACCGACCACCTCAAAGGCGTGAAAATCGGCATCATGGGCTGCATCGTGAACGGCCCCGGCGAAATGGCCGATGCCGACTACGGCTATGTAGGCGTGGGTCGAGGCAAAATTGCGTTGTACCGCGGGCAGGAGGTTATCAAGAAATCGGTACCCGAAGAAGCGGCTGTGGATGAGCTGATTAACCTGATCCGCGAGGATGGCCGTTGGGTTGAGCCGGTGAAGCTGGAGGAGCAAGTAGGAGCTTAAGGCCAATACCTATGTGCCTATGCGTTTACATTGGCGTTGACACGCATCTTGAATTAACGGAAGTCAACATCAACCGTTTTCTTTTCTTTTTGAAAGAGGTTGATGCTGAGGAAAAAGCAGTAGAGCGGCATTTCTCTAAAGAATATGTCTACTATGCTGGCAGCCATGGAGGATGCTCGTGTGGTTTATTGTGCAGTCCTGAAGACTCAGCCGAAGATAGGGATTCAGCAAAAGCATTACTAAGCTGCATTGATCGGATTCTGCAATCCGAGCCGACCGTTGAGCTGTACGCGTGTTGGGTTGACAATCAAGCTAAGGTGCCACAGGAATGGCTACAAACCGATTTTGCTGACATTGATGTGGATACCAATGGGTTCGACTTGAAAGAAAACATGTTCCTGACTATCAAAAGGCGGGAGTAGGTGTATCATACAAAACTGAGGGAAGGAGCAAAGCCGGAGAACCACCGATGTCTACCTTTACCATCGCCACTAACCCCGCATGATTCGTACCGTCATCTTCGACATGGACGGCGTGCTCGTTGATACCGAGCCGCTGCACCACGACGCCTTTTTTCGCCACTTCGCCGAGCTAGGCATTCCGATGACGGCTGAGGAATACGCCACGTTCCTGGGTGCTTCCACGCGCAACGTGTACCAGCAGCTCAAGCAGGAGTTTGGCCTGGCCGGCGACATTGAGGAGATGATGAAGCGCAAGCGCGAGTTGTTTGCTGCCTCGTTCGACGAATCAACAGAGCTGGATTTGCTGCCCGGTGCGCGCGCCCTGATCGAGGACTTGCGCCAAGCAGGGGTGCCGCTGCAACTTGCCTCGTCGGCGAGCAAAGACACGATTCACCGCGTGTTCCGACGCTTCGAGCTGTACCCGCATTTCGATAACCTGGTGAGCGGCGAGGACTTTCCGCGCTCCAAACCCGACCCAGC includes the following:
- a CDS encoding HAD family hydrolase, yielding MIRTVIFDMDGVLVDTEPLHHDAFFRHFAELGIPMTAEEYATFLGASTRNVYQQLKQEFGLAGDIEEMMKRKRELFAASFDESTELDLLPGARALIEDLRQAGVPLQLASSASKDTIHRVFRRFELYPHFDNLVSGEDFPRSKPDPAIFLRAAELAGVPPQHCLVIEDSHNGVTAAKAAGMYCIGYRSEHSGGQDLHHADQVVSHLGQLSAAAILAL